The Lysobacter helvus nucleotide sequence GCATCGCGCGCGTGCCGCCCGTGACATCGAGGATGCGGAAGGCGACGTTGCGCTGGATCGGCCGCAGCGCCGTCGCCACGAAGCGCGGCACGCGCACTGGCGAATACACCCAGCCGCTGAGCGCGTCGTAGCGTTCGGCATAGGTCGCCGGCGCCTGGCCGCCGCGGAACACCGGCGCATACACCAGGAATCCCGCCGCTTCGGGATCGAGGTCCTGCAGCAGGTGCACGCGACCTGTCATGCGCGGCGCCGCGTCGCGCAACGCCGCTTCCATCGCGGCGTGGCGCACGGGCTCGGAATACATGTCGTAACCGACGACGTTGAGGTTCTCGGCGGTCTTGGGTTCGAGGTAGAAGATCGGCGCGTAGTGCGTGCGCACGCCGTGCGGCCAAACGCTGAACAAGCCGCGGCCCGCCGCGCGCGCATCCAGTTGCAACTGCTCCATCCCGTGCGCGTCGGTGTAGGCCGCGAAGCCCAGGCCCGTCATCGCCGGGAAGCGCACCGGCAGGTCCAGCCCGTCCACGTACGCCTGCCACTGCCGCGGGCTAGGCCGCGTCACGCTGGCGAACAGCGCCGCGCCGCCGCGGATGGTCAGTTCGTAGTTCACCAGGCGCTGCTGCACCAGCTCCACGATTTCCTGGCACGAGGCCTGGAACTCGGCGTGCGCGGCCTTCAGTTCGCGCTCGCGCGCCGCCCGCCAGGCCAGCACGACCAGCAACGTGGAGGCGATCAGCACGAGCACCGCCAGCACGAAGCCACTGCGGCTCGTGGCCTCGATGGCGTCCTGGTCGGGCGGGATGGGCTCGTTCGGGGGCACGGGCTGCATGGGGCGAAGCATAGACTGCGATGAATCGCCGCTGGCCCCTCCGGCCGCGATCCGGCGCTTCGCCTTGCCTGCACGGCGCGCGGGCCTATACTGCGCCGGTCAGCGTGATTGATGTTCCCCGGGGGTGCACTGGCTTCGACGGGGGTCGCGAAATCGCTTGGCGCATGCCGAGGGGGTAGCTTTCCTCGTTAATCCAGCTGCAAAAACCTAGACGCGAACGACGACGTCTACGCTCTGGCCGCTTAAGGCCTAGCCCCGAACCCACTTGTGCCTGTGCTCGTGGATGTAGGGTCATCATCACAGGATCGGTTGGAGTGGCGACCCGTCAGCTTCGACTTAACTTAAAGCGGGTATGTCCTGCGGTGTGCCTCGCACGTCGTGTTGCCACAGGCCGAGAACGAACGGCGAGCTAAGCATGTAGTGCCGGGGATGGAGTGCCTTCGGACGGGGGTTCAATTCCCCCCACCTCCACCAGTTGAAGGAAAAGGCCCGCCCAGCGCGGGCCTTTTCTTTATTACTTTCAATACCTTAGCGATCGAAGTGCTATGAAGGTGTTACCCCCATATCAGATCGTTGTCGCGCCGGTTGTGTAGATATATACACTGAGATCACCTCTCAGTTCCTCGGTATGCACAATGTCCGCGCCCGTGCCTGCACGTTCCCGTCGCGAGTCCGCACTGACGGATAGGTTCATCGCTTCGATAAAGAAGTCTGGCGTATACGTCGACGGTGGCGGCCTCGCGCTGCACGTGCTTGAGACTGGCACGATGAGTTGGCGGCTTCGTTACCGCTTCGACGGCCGCGCGGCGATCGCGGTGCTTGGCACATATCCCGCGATGAGCCTCGCAAAGGCGCGCGCGGCAGCCGAAGACGCACGCCGGGAAGTCAAAGTGGGCATCCGGCCGCTCGGGGTCAAGCGTGCGGAACAACGTGCACGGGGCGCGACGCGTGCGAACGGGTCGACGCTCGGGGAAGTCGCCGAGAAGTGGTTCGACATGGCGAAAGCAGACGCTTGGTCGGACAGCACCGCCAAAAAGACACGCGGCAGGCTCGACCTTCATCTCAGGCCGACAGCATTGTGGCAGACGCCGATTCGTGACATCGACGTAGCAACGGTCACCCCGCTTCTCGACAAACTGCACCGCGAAAAGCCAGACACGGCGAAAAAGATAAAGCAAATGCTCAATGGGATATTCCGTTGGGCGTTGGCGCGCGGCGTCGTGCCGCACAACCCCATCCCAGAAACAAGGCCGGGAAGCGGCATGCGAGGCCGGAGGGCAATGGAACGCGAGGGCAAGCGTTTGCCGGCGGTCACCGAACTGCGGGCGTTGGGCGATCTCCTTCGAAGGATCGATCAGGCACAGGCATCGTGGCAGGTACGCGGCGCGCTGTTCCTGTGCGCGATGACCGCACAGCGACCCGGGCGCGTCGTCGCCGCGCGCTGGGACGAATTCAACCTAACCGGGAAGAACCCGGCCTGGACGATCCCCCGCGACCTTCAGAAGAACTCCGACGGTTCGCGCGGCGATCACGTTATTCCGCTTGCGCCGAACGTTGTGAACTGGCTGAAGACGCTTCCGCGCGGCATCGAGTTCGTGTTCGAAACGACGACCGGCCATGTGACGTTGGAGGCGCCGAGCAAGTTACTTCGTTCAATCGGTTTCGCCGGCACACACACCCCGCACGGGTTTAGAAGTTCGTTCTCGACGTTGGCCAACGCGGCGAGCCGTAAGGATGCAAGCCGCATGTTCGATCGCGTCGACATCGAACATGTGCTCGACCACGAAATTCTAAACGATACCGTCCGCAGCTACGACCGCGCGCGCGCCCTGCCCCGACTACGAGTCATTCTTGAATGGTGGGCGACCACTCTCCTGGCCGCGAAGGCACGCTAGCCCCCTCGTCGGCGTTCTGTTGTGTGGAGCTTCGGAGCCTGATTCGCTTTACCAACCACTGGGAGTTCAACTATGCCAACGCAATCGTCTGCGCCCAGGCGCAAGCGCGGGTTGTCTCCGCTCGGTAAGCTGGTCATTCGCGGCGTTGCCCATAAACTGCGCTTCGAGCTTCAGTCCGGATCGACCCGGGCGGAACTGAAAGCTGCGACCGAAGAAGCCGTCGAAGCTTTAATGCACCTGTCGAACCCCCATCGCGGTCGTTCAAGCGAGCGAATCAACGCGGTGATCTCGCACTTTCGCACTCGTCGCATGATCGGTCGTCCGATCACTTATACGGCGGCAGCCCGGTATCACTTGGCATCGGAGGCGTTGTTGAAGCTACGGTCCGCCGCAAGCGAAGCCGAGCTCGTGACTTTCGACGACCTGCAGGAATTCCTTCGATTAGCCCGCGAAATACCCAAGCATACGGTCGACAAACTTGCCAAACGCGCGCGCGCGCGGGCGGTCAAGTTGAAGATTTGATCCCCTTTTGAATCCAAAAGGGTAGCCGCGTCGCAGCCGCGTGCAGACTACCGTTGCCGCACCAGTAACAGATCGGTGCCCCGGCGATGAAGGTGTTGCTCCACGTGCAGGATGTCCGAGAAGCGCTCGGCGAATGCCGAACAACGTTCTACGGCGCGACCGGCAGCTATCACGACCCTGATTTCCCCCTACCCGTTCGACGGCCGGGTCGCGCCCCCCAATGGCTTCAAGCCGACATCGAACGCTTTGCGGCTTCGCTAGCCGATCGTTATCGCGCATCGAAACATCCAGCCCCTGCGACTTGTCTTGCTGCGCCGGCCCGTAACGCTCATGCAGGGCGCGGTCGCCCGCGGAAGGCACGCCCGTTCTCGGAGGTAAATCCGGATGTCGATTGATTCGCGCGAACTTGCGACGAAGTTGAAGTCCATGGCCGAGGCCAGTTACCACGTCCTGGTCGACGTTGCCCGAAGTCCTTCGATTGATGGTTTTCCGTTCGCCCATCAAACGCTCTGGGACATCGGCGAGACATTGCGTCGGTTCACAGCCCACGCGCTCGCCGCGCCCGCGCCCGAGGTTCAGCTCACAATGCACGTCGAACCGGACCATGCGTGGGCGGTCGACCTGCACGAGGCGGCGGAACACCTGAATTGGGTTGCCGGCGGCCTGCGCACCGCGTTGATTGAGGCCGTCCAGCACGCCGACGAAGAAGAGTGGGCATGGGCTGCGCACCAGATGCTCCTGGAGGCGACATGGGCGCTCACTCAACTCGAATGCGTGCACGCCAAAGGGGAACCGTGATGGCCGGGAAGCTCTTCAATCTGAAGGGTCGGTTGGCATCCGGCCCCTACGTCACGATCCCGCGCGCCGTCCTCGAATCGCCGGCTTTCATGAGCAGGTCGGCCAACTCCAAACGTCTGTTGTTCGACCTCATGGCGGGCTTCCGCTTCGGCCACAACGGTGACATCGCGGCTACCAGGACCATCATGCGCAGGCGTGGATGGACGTCTAACTCCTCACTTCAGAGCGCCATCAACGAACTGCTGGCGGCAGGCTTGATCGAGTTGACCAGACAAGGCGGCCTCCATCGATGCTCACTTTTCGCATTCACTTGGATGGCCATCGACGCATGCGAAGGCAAGCTTGATGTTAGGCCGACGGCAACGCCTTCCAGTCTGTGGCAGAAGTTCGAGGTGTCGGGTGCGAATGAAGCACCAGCCTTTGAAGCGGGCCATATCGCCCCTGTGAAAGGGCCATCGAAGCCTTCCCCAAAGGCGCAGCCGGTCGCGGTAGGCCTTCAGACAGGGCCAACTACATTGTCGCCGCGATGTGCGGTGGCCCGCGACAAGGGCACCTTTGAATTCACCATGTCCATAACATCAACGGCGAAGAGGCTACTTGCCTGCCGCACGAAACAGCTTGAGGTGCGTGGAGGGAAGCCGTGGCGACCGAGCCGGGCGCCGAGGGCACGGGGGGGATGGAAAAATCTATGCGCACCGCGGCAGCCGGCCACCCCCTGCGCTTGTAATTAATGGCTTAGGTTCGAAAACCATGAGGTGAGCGATGGCCAGAAAGCCGATTGAATCCCCCGCCCCGCACGTTGTTGGTCCGCCAGAAGATCTCACGGAGGCGGAACTCGCCATGTGGGACCGGGAGTTCAAAGCAGTGCCCTTCGGTCATTTCGTGCGCGCCGACATCCCGGCCATGCGAGATCACGTACACCTTGTGTGCGAAGAGGCAGAAGCGCGAGCAGCAATGTTGGTGCGGAACCGAACCCGTGACGCCACTGCACATTGGCGCGGTGTCTGCGCTGCGGTAATGGGGAGTCGTCGGGCCCTCCGCCTGCTTCCGAATTCGCGGCAAACACCGCGCCGCGCGGGACTGATCGCCGCGGGAAGCGCAAGCGCGGAGCCTGACCTATTCGACAACTCTCGACGCGATTGGCGAAGCCTCTTTCCGAACCCAGTTGCGCCTGACACGGACCGCAAGGGTCGTAAAGGCGGACATTGACTGACAAGCAGTTGCGGCGACGAGGCGGCGTCGCTCATTGTGGCCGCACGAATATCAAATCGCATGTCGCCCTCATCGGCATAGAAACCGAGCCCCGTCGCGCTGCGCGGCCCGGGCAATGAATCTACTTGTAACCCGACAGCACGAAGCAGTGCAGCGCGTGGGCGCCGCTCAGTTCTCGGGCTGGCGACGTGCGATTTCGGTCAGCGTTGCATCCATGCCTTGCGACTTGAACTTGAAGTCGACGTGGTCACCGAGGCGGATTGCAGTCACGTCGATCGCTCCGGTCCGGAACTTCATCGTCATGGGCGGCCACTTCAATTGCGCCACGGGACCGTGCGCGATGGTGATCGTTCCGCCTGCCGGGTCCATTGCTTCGACGACGCCGCTAGCAGTCGCAACGGTAGCGGGCGCGACGTCAGCCATGGCGCGAGCGGACGTCGCCGCCGCAACTGGCTGGGGGCCTGTTTCCTGGGGCGGTCGATCCTGCGAGCACGCGGCCAGCAACATGGGCACAAACAGCAAGGTGAGGTGCTTCATTTCGTTTTCCTGGTTGTAGTGGAATTGTTTCGGGCGAGCTCGCGGCGCCGTAGCAGCACGAACGCGGCGGGGATTACGAGCATCGACAAGAGGGGCGCGCTGATCATGCCGCCGACTATCGGGGCCGCGATGCGTTGCATCACCTCCGACCCTGCACCGCCGCCGATCATGATCGGCAAGAGACCGGCAAGGATGACGGCGACCGTCATCGCCTTCGGCCTGACGCGCTGCACCGCGCCTTCCCGGATGGCTGCGTCGAGTTCGACACCGCCTGCCTCAGGATTGGCTGCGAGTTGTCGCTCCCATGCGTGGCGCAGGTACAGGAGCATGATGATGCCGAACTCCGCGGCAACGCCGGCGAGTGCAATGAATCCAATGAGCGTCGCCACCGACACGGCATGCCCCAGCGCCCAGATCAGCCACAACCCGCCAATCAATGCCAACGGCAGGCTCAGCATGATGACCAGGGCCTCCGAAGCGCGCCGAAAGACGAAGTAGATCAGGCAGAAGATGATCGCCAACGTCGCCGGCACGACGAGACGCAGGCGCTCGCCAGCGCGTTTCAGATACTCGAACTGGCCGGACCAATCCACGGCATAGCCCGCCGGCATCGCCACTTGCTTGGCGACGTTGCGTTGCAAGTCGGCGACAACCGATCCCAGATCGCGTCCCGCCACATCGACGTACACATAGGTGCTCAAGCGCGCGTTGTCGCTGCGGAGCATCGGCGGCCCTTCGCTGAAGGTCAGTTCGGCCACCTGCCCCAGTGTCAGTTGCGCCCCGCCGGGCGCGATGATCGGGAGTTGCGCGAGTGCTGGCAACGAGTCGCGAACCTGGCGCGGGTAGCGCACGACCACCGGGTAGCGTTCGCGTCCCTGAAGGGTCTCTGTGACGGGGCTGCCGCCCACCACCGTCGCAATCAGCCGCTGCACGTCGGCCTGGCTCAGGCCGTACCGTGCCGCCGCGTCGGGTCGAACCGTGACATCGAGATAGCGCCCCCCGGCTATCCGCTCTGCCAGCGCCGAGCTGACGCCCGGGACCGTGCGCGCGATGCGTTCGATGCGATCACTCAACTCGGCCAGCACGGCGACGTCTGGCCCCGACACCTTGATGCCGATCGGGCTCTTGATGCCAGTGGCCAGCATGTCGATTCGGTTGCGGATCGGAGGTACGAACAAGTTCGTGAGCCCCGGCACACGCACGGCGCGATCGAGTTCGACGCGGAGCTTCTCCGGTGTCATCCCCGGCCGCCATTGGCTTCGCGGCTTGAATGTGATTGTGGTCTCGAACATTTCCAGCGGCGCAGGGTCCGTTGCGGTTTCAGCGCGACCTGCCTTGCCGAAAACGTGGTCCACTTCGGGCACGGCCTTGAGCATCCTGTCCGTCAACTGCAGCAGTTGCGCCGTCTTGCCTGCGGACATGCCCGGGAGCGCCGAGGGCATGTACAGCAACGTGCCTTCTTCCAACGGCGGCATGAACTCGCTGCCCAGGCGCAACATCGGGATCGCGCTCAGCAGCAGCGCGGCGCCCCCCAGCGCGAGCGTCAGCTTCGGGAAACGCAGCACGAGGTCAAGCGCTGGTTTGTACATCGCGATCAGCATGCGATTGAGCGGATTGTCCCGCTCGGAGCGAATGTTCCCGCGGATCAGGTAGCCCATCAGCACCGGGATCAGGGTGATGGAGAGGCCCGCTGCCGCGGCCATCGCGTAGGTCTTGGTGAACGCCAGCGGTGAGAACAGCCGCCCTTCCTGCGCCTGCAGCGCGAACACCGGCACGAAGGACAGCGTGATCACCACCAGGCTCACGAACAGGGCCGGGCCGACTTCGCTGGCGGAAGTGGCCATCAACGCCCAGCGTTCGTCGCCTTCCGGCTCGCGCCCATGCGCCCCGCGGAAATGTTCGAGGTGCTTGTGCGCGTTCTCGATCATGACGACCGCCGCATCGACCATCGCGCCGATCGCAATCGCGATACCGCCCAGCGAAAGCAGGTTGGCGGTGATGCCCTGGTAGCGCATGACGATGAACGCCGCGAGCACGCCCAGCGGCAGCGTGATCACCGCGACCAGCGACGAGCGGATGTGCCACAAGAACAGCGCGCACACCAGCGCGACCACGAGGAACTCTTCCCCCAGCTTGCGGGTGAGGTTGTGCACGGCGTGGAGGATCAGCTCGGACCGATCGTACGTCGGCACGATTTCGACACCGCGCGGCAGGCTCGCCTTCAACGCCTGCAGCCGCGCCTTGACGGCTTCGATGGCTACCAACGCATTCTTGCCGGAACGCAGGATGACGACGCCGCCGGCGACCTCGCCTTCCCCGTCGAGTTCGGTGATGCCACGTCGCAGGATAGGCCCGCGTTCCACGGTGGCAATGTCACGCAGGAGGACCGGCACACCGCCTGCGATCATCGAGACCGGCACATTTTCAAAATCCTCGCGCGTGCGCAGATAGCCCTCACTCCGGACCATGAACTCGGCTTCGCCCTGCTCGATCACCGATCCGCCGGTCGCACCGTTCGCGGATTGGATCGCCCCAGTAAGCTGGTCGATGGTGATCCCGCGAGCGGCCAGTGCCCGCGGATCGGGCGTGACCTGCCACGCCTGCACCATGCCGCCCACGCTGGCCACTTCGGCGACGTCGGGCACAGTCTTGAGGTCGTAGCGCAAGAACCAATCTTGCAACGCGCGCAGTTGTCCGAGGTCGTGGCGACCCGTGCGATCGACGAGCGCGTACTCGTAAATCCAGCCCACGCCGGTCGCATCAGGTCCGATCGCAGGATTGACCTGGGCCGGCAAGCGATCGCGCACCTGGCTCAGATATTCGAGGACGCGGGACCGCGCCCAGTACAGATCGGTCTTGTCATCGAACAGCACGTACACAAACGAGTCGCCGAAGAAGGAAAAACCGCGCACCGCTTTCACGCCAGGCACCGACAGCATCGTCGTGGTGAGTGGATAGGTGACCTGATCCTCGACGATGCGTGGCGCCTGGCCGGGCCACTCGGTGCGGATGATGACCTGCGTGTCCGACAGATCGGGCAAGGCATCGAGCGGCGTGTGCATCGTCGACCAGATCCCGACGACCGCTAGCGCAACGGCGGCGAGCAGCACGAACAGCCGATGGGCGATCGACGCCCGGATGATGCGGGCGATCATGGCTGCTGCCCTGCGGCGTCAGGCACATCACGGATGGTGCAGTCCGCGTTCGCCTTCGGGGCAAACTTGGGCACCAGTTGCATGTCCATGAAAGGCGACTTGCCGGGCTTGTCGAAGTGCTTGTCCGGCGCCATCGGGTCGTACCAATACACCACCGGGCATTTCCGTTGGGCGGACGCCGAAGGCG carries:
- a CDS encoding tyrosine-type recombinase/integrase is translated as MSAPVPARSRRESALTDRFIASIKKSGVYVDGGGLALHVLETGTMSWRLRYRFDGRAAIAVLGTYPAMSLAKARAAAEDARREVKVGIRPLGVKRAEQRARGATRANGSTLGEVAEKWFDMAKADAWSDSTAKKTRGRLDLHLRPTALWQTPIRDIDVATVTPLLDKLHREKPDTAKKIKQMLNGIFRWALARGVVPHNPIPETRPGSGMRGRRAMEREGKRLPAVTELRALGDLLRRIDQAQASWQVRGALFLCAMTAQRPGRVVAARWDEFNLTGKNPAWTIPRDLQKNSDGSRGDHVIPLAPNVVNWLKTLPRGIEFVFETTTGHVTLEAPSKLLRSIGFAGTHTPHGFRSSFSTLANAASRKDASRMFDRVDIEHVLDHEILNDTVRSYDRARALPRLRVILEWWATTLLAAKAR
- a CDS encoding copper-binding protein, with protein sequence MKHLTLLFVPMLLAACSQDRPPQETGPQPVAAATSARAMADVAPATVATASGVVEAMDPAGGTITIAHGPVAQLKWPPMTMKFRTGAIDVTAIRLGDHVDFKFKSQGMDATLTEIARRQPEN
- a CDS encoding efflux RND transporter permease subunit — protein: MIARIIRASIAHRLFVLLAAVALAVVGIWSTMHTPLDALPDLSDTQVIIRTEWPGQAPRIVEDQVTYPLTTTMLSVPGVKAVRGFSFFGDSFVYVLFDDKTDLYWARSRVLEYLSQVRDRLPAQVNPAIGPDATGVGWIYEYALVDRTGRHDLGQLRALQDWFLRYDLKTVPDVAEVASVGGMVQAWQVTPDPRALAARGITIDQLTGAIQSANGATGGSVIEQGEAEFMVRSEGYLRTREDFENVPVSMIAGGVPVLLRDIATVERGPILRRGITELDGEGEVAGGVVILRSGKNALVAIEAVKARLQALKASLPRGVEIVPTYDRSELILHAVHNLTRKLGEEFLVVALVCALFLWHIRSSLVAVITLPLGVLAAFIVMRYQGITANLLSLGGIAIAIGAMVDAAVVMIENAHKHLEHFRGAHGREPEGDERWALMATSASEVGPALFVSLVVITLSFVPVFALQAQEGRLFSPLAFTKTYAMAAAAGLSITLIPVLMGYLIRGNIRSERDNPLNRMLIAMYKPALDLVLRFPKLTLALGGAALLLSAIPMLRLGSEFMPPLEEGTLLYMPSALPGMSAGKTAQLLQLTDRMLKAVPEVDHVFGKAGRAETATDPAPLEMFETTITFKPRSQWRPGMTPEKLRVELDRAVRVPGLTNLFVPPIRNRIDMLATGIKSPIGIKVSGPDVAVLAELSDRIERIARTVPGVSSALAERIAGGRYLDVTVRPDAAARYGLSQADVQRLIATVVGGSPVTETLQGRERYPVVVRYPRQVRDSLPALAQLPIIAPGGAQLTLGQVAELTFSEGPPMLRSDNARLSTYVYVDVAGRDLGSVVADLQRNVAKQVAMPAGYAVDWSGQFEYLKRAGERLRLVVPATLAIIFCLIYFVFRRASEALVIMLSLPLALIGGLWLIWALGHAVSVATLIGFIALAGVAAEFGIIMLLYLRHAWERQLAANPEAGGVELDAAIREGAVQRVRPKAMTVAVILAGLLPIMIGGGAGSEVMQRIAAPIVGGMISAPLLSMLVIPAAFVLLRRRELARNNSTTTRKTK